From one Triticum aestivum cultivar Chinese Spring chromosome 4B, IWGSC CS RefSeq v2.1, whole genome shotgun sequence genomic stretch:
- the LOC123094874 gene encoding transcription factor bHLH148 produces MASTSSSTAVDERERKRKRAAGGESTASAGPGTEAQPSKWRTRREHEIYSSKLFEALRLVRGGSSSASTAPARGRAVREAADRALAVAARGRSRWSRAILASRRRRLQAAHRARLRAPATPPARHSSVAAAAQPQPGKAPALAKKAKVLGRLVPGCHKLPFPALLSEASDYIKALEMQVRAMTALAEVLASVSSSSASGSSSSPA; encoded by the coding sequence ATGGCGTCCACGTCGAGCTCGACGGCGGTGGATGAGAGGGAGCGGAAGCGGAAAAGGGCAGCCGGGGGTGAGTCCACAGCGTCCGCCGGCCCGGGGACGGAGGCGCAGCCTTCCAAGTGGCGGACGCGGCGCGAGCACGAGATCTACTCGTCCAAGCTCTTCGAGGCGCTCCGCCTTGTCCGAGGCGGGTCATCGTCCGCGTCCACGGCGCCGGCGCGTGGCCGGGCCGTGCGGGAGGCGGCCGACCGCGCGCTCGCGGTGGCGGCCCGCGGGCGCTCGCGCTGGAGCCGCGCCATACTCGCCTCCCGCCGCCGGCGCCTGCAGGCCGCCCACCGCGCGCGCCTCCGCGCCCCAGCCACACCGCCCGCGCGCCACTCCTCGGTCGCTGCCGCCGCACAGCCGCAGCCGGGGAAGGCACCGGCGCTGGCGAAGAAGGCGAAGGTGCTGGGGCGGCTGGTTCCCGGCTGCCACAAGCTGCCGTTCCCGGCGCTCCTGAGCGAGGCCTCCGACTACATCAAGGCGCTGGAGATGCAGGTGCGCGCCATGACCGCTCTAGCCGAGGTCCTGGCGAGCGTCTCCTCGTCGTCAGCCTCCGGCagctcctcctcgccggcatgA